In Streptomyces sp. NBC_01717, one DNA window encodes the following:
- a CDS encoding TetR/AcrR family transcriptional regulator, with the protein MGRWEPNARGRLATAALELYSERGYEQTTVAEIAKRAGLTERTFFNHYADKREVLFATAGEFQDRFVGAVAGALESVAPIDALAAGLDAIAEMLADQRDFVRTRQAVIMSNPELQERDLIKLASTSAALADTLRRHGVPEPDASLAAETGVALFKVGFHRWIAADEERELSLLMREALDALKAVTAGS; encoded by the coding sequence ATGGGTAGATGGGAGCCGAACGCACGCGGGCGCCTGGCGACAGCGGCGCTGGAGCTCTACAGCGAGCGCGGATACGAGCAGACAACCGTGGCGGAGATCGCCAAACGCGCCGGGCTCACGGAGCGGACCTTCTTCAATCACTACGCCGACAAGCGCGAGGTGCTGTTCGCCACCGCCGGCGAGTTTCAGGACCGGTTCGTGGGGGCGGTCGCCGGTGCCCTGGAGTCCGTGGCGCCGATCGACGCTCTGGCAGCGGGTCTTGACGCGATCGCCGAGATGCTCGCCGACCAACGCGACTTCGTACGCACTCGACAGGCTGTGATCATGTCGAACCCCGAGCTCCAGGAACGCGACCTGATCAAGCTCGCCTCGACCTCGGCCGCGCTCGCCGACACCCTGCGCCGGCACGGCGTTCCGGAACCGGACGCGAGCCTGGCCGCCGAGACAGGGGTCGCCCTCTTCAAAGTCGGCTTCCATCGCTGGATCGCGGCGGACGAGGAACGCGAGCTGTCGCTGTTGATGCGGGAGGCACTCGACGCACTCAAGGCCGTGACCGCGGGCAGTTAG
- a CDS encoding FABP family protein, producing the protein MFDPAAEPPYPDGHRPDEEPAPHALLSPVIGLLGTWRGRGRGGYPTLAGDFEYAQEVTFSHDGRPFLRYEARAWLLDADDAPLRPAARESGWWRLQPDGRVEALITQPTGIAEIAVGRATDNTVDLSTHDVALTPTAKEVTATRRRYALADDATLTFVHDLAAVGQPLQHHLSARLRRRD; encoded by the coding sequence GTGTTCGACCCCGCAGCGGAGCCCCCGTACCCCGATGGCCACCGACCGGACGAGGAGCCCGCTCCGCACGCACTGCTGTCGCCCGTGATCGGCCTCCTGGGCACCTGGCGCGGCCGAGGACGCGGCGGGTACCCGACACTCGCCGGGGACTTCGAGTACGCGCAGGAGGTCACCTTCAGCCACGACGGCCGCCCTTTCCTTCGCTATGAGGCCCGCGCCTGGCTGCTCGACGCCGACGACGCACCGCTGCGTCCGGCAGCCCGGGAGAGCGGCTGGTGGCGACTGCAGCCCGACGGCCGCGTGGAGGCACTCATCACCCAGCCCACCGGCATCGCGGAGATCGCGGTCGGCCGTGCGACCGACAACACGGTCGACCTCTCCACCCACGACGTGGCTCTCACCCCCACCGCCAAGGAGGTCACTGCCACCCGCCGCCGTTATGCCCTGGCCGACGATGCCACGCTCACGTTCGTACACGACCTCGCGGCAGTCGGTCAGCCGTTGCAACACCATCTCTCGGCGCGGCTGCGACGCAGGGATTAG